The segment AAAGCGAAAACATTAATAATAATTGCAATGTTAATCGCTTTTGCGCTCGTTTTTGCACAGCCTCAAGGCAAAGGGTCGTCTCAATCGCGCGATAAATTTCTTACCATAAAAATGTGGAAGTTGACCGAAACTCTTGACCTCAGCGATGAGCAAGCAGCAAAATTGTTCCCACTAATGAGAAAATACCATAAAACTATGGATTCGATAAATCAGAGGTCCCGAGAACTTATAAAGGACCTTCGTGAGTTGGTAGATAAGAACGCAAAGGAGAAAAAGCTGCTTCCCATACTAAATGAGCTTGAATCACTTAACAAAAAGAAGGCGCAGGCTCATGATGAACTTTGGAACGGAATAAAGGAAATATTAACTGTGCAGCAACAGGCTAAATATATTTTGTTTGAACAAACTTTTAGACGAAGAATGCTCGAGCTTCTTCGTAAACCCAGAAGACCCATAAGGAAAAGACGATGAGTAGGAGGTGATGAAAATGAGAAAGACAATCATAATAATAGCCATTGTAGCTTTTGCTGGGGTCATAGCAGCGCAAGCCATTGCTCCGCCACCACCGGCACCACCAAAGTATCATCGCAAGCCCCTCAAATTTCACCGTGGGGATTGGAGCTTCGGAATGAACATTCACGCTATCCGAAAGCTCGCAAAGGAGATCGGGCTTACTGAGGAGCAGCTGAAAAAGATACGCGAAATACGCCGCGATGCACAGAAAGACATGGTCGACCTTAAAGCTGACCTTCAAAAAAGCATTATAGACCTCAAGGAAATCGCGAGCGACCCCAAAGCCACAAGGGTTCAAATTGAGGGCGCAGCTAAGAAAGTGCTTGAGAAAGGTGATGCGCTAAAACTAAGACGGCTGCGCATGTTTCTCGATGTTAGGGATGTCCTAACACCTGAACAGCGAGAGAAACTCATGGACCTTATCAGTCGACCCAGGATGATGAGTCCAAAATCCTCTAAATAACCCCTTCAATATAGATCGTTGTTCCCCCGTCCCTGCCCCCTTCGCAATGAAGGGGGCTTTTTGTTTTGGAATCAGAATAGTTCTGCGAACCACTGGCAGATTTGTTCAAGTAGTTCCTTGTCATCAGATTTGAAAGCATCAAGCGTGTATGAATCGATATCGAGTTCAGCGACGATTTTCCCTTCTTTCATCACGGGGACCACAATCTCTGATTTTACTTTTGGGCTGCAGGCGAGATAGTTGCTCTCAGCGGTTACATCGGGAACGGCGAAGGTGCAAAGTTTTTCGGCTGCCTGACCGCAGATTCCGCTACCGAAAGATATTTTGACATGTTCCGTAGGTTCGCCAATGAATGGTCCTAATATTAGCTGTTGGTGTTCGGAGTCGGCAAGATAAAACCCCACCCAGTCATAATGGGGTATGCTGTCATAAAGAAGTCTGCATATTGATGCTAATTTTTCATTTCTGGATTTTTCGGAATCAACTATGGCTCGGACATTATCAAGAATTTTTTCGAACTCATCCTTCATACTGATGTCCCCCTTTAGCGGTTTTTAAGCCCCGCGTATTCACGAAGGGTGGCTATCTCTTTTGGAAGAAGGTTTCTGAACTCGCCGATTTTCAGGTTATCTACACTTATTCCAGCGAAGCTTTTCCTGTGGAGTGACACTACTTTTACCCCCAATGCA is part of the bacterium genome and harbors:
- a CDS encoding periplasmic heavy metal sensor gives rise to the protein MRKTIIIIAIVAFAGVIAAQAIAPPPPAPPKYHRKPLKFHRGDWSFGMNIHAIRKLAKEIGLTEEQLKKIREIRRDAQKDMVDLKADLQKSIIDLKEIASDPKATRVQIEGAAKKVLEKGDALKLRRLRMFLDVRDVLTPEQREKLMDLISRPRMMSPKSSK
- a CDS encoding GAF domain-containing protein, which gives rise to MKDEFEKILDNVRAIVDSEKSRNEKLASICRLLYDSIPHYDWVGFYLADSEHQQLILGPFIGEPTEHVKISFGSGICGQAAEKLCTFAVPDVTAESNYLACSPKVKSEIVVPVMKEGKIVAELDIDSYTLDAFKSDDKELLEQICQWFAELF